The segment GACCGCCTGCCCGACGGTCCGGTGATGGCCTGGGTGCCCAAGGTGATCCGTCCGCCCAAGGGGGAGGTTTACTTTTCCGTGGAAGGGCCCAAGGGCGAGCTTGGCTACTACATCGTTTCCGACGGCAACGTGACCCCGTACCGGGTGCGGGTGCGTCCGCCCTGTTTTGTGAACCTTCAGGCGCTGCCGGAGCTGGTGAAGGGGCACCTGGTGGCCGACGTGGTGGCGGTCATCGGCACCTTGGACATCGTGCTGGGCGAGATTGATCGCTAGGGGTGGGTATGAACGAGCTCTTCTGGACATACGTGGGTTGGCCGCTGGTGAAGATCCTGGTGATCCTTTTGGCGCTGGTGTTGCTGGCGGCGTACCTTTCCTGGTTTGAGCGCAAGCTCCTGGCTTACATGCAAATTCGCTTGGGACCCAACCGCGTGGGGCCCAAAGGGTGGCTGCAGCCTATTGCCGATGCCCTCAAGCTCTTCGTAAAGGAGGACCTCACCCCGGGTTTTGCCGAGAGGTTCGTGTTCCTTTTGGGCCCGGTGCTCATCATCGTGCCGGCTTTGGTGGTTTTTTCGGTCATCCCCTTTGGTCCTTCGCCTAACTTGTTCGTCACCGACGTGAACGTCGGCGTGCTGTTCATCCTTGCTGTGAGCTCCATTGGTGTGTACGGCATCATCCTCGGCGGTTGGGCGTCCAACAACAAGTTTTCGCTCATGGGCGGCTTGCGCTCGGCAGCGCAAATGATCTCCTACGAAGTACCCATGGGCTTTTCGGTGGTCACGGTGCTGATCTTGGCCAAATCGCTTTCCCTGGTGCGCATCGTCGAGGCACAAAAGCAAGCCGGGGTTTGGTTTTTCTTCCCGGGCTTTGTGGCGTTTTTCATTTACTTCATTTGCGGTGTGGCGGAAACCAACCGCAACCCCTTTGATCTTCCCGAAGCTGAATCCGAGCTGGTGGCCGGCTACCACACAGAATATTCGGGAATGAAATTCGCGTTTTATTTCCTTGCGGAATACGCAAATATGGTGGTGGTTTCCTCGCTGGCGACGGTGATGTTTTTTGGTGGTTGGCTGCGGCCTTTCCCCAACGTGGCGGCTTTAGCTTTTCTCGACGTGATTCCACCTCTGGCGTGGTTCTTGCTCAAAGTTGCCTTTTTCCTGTTCCTCTACATCTGGTTCCGGGGGACCTTTCCCCGCTACCGCTTTGACCAGCTTATGGGTTTAGGGTGGAAGGTGCTTTTGCCCGTAAGCTTGGTCAACCTTTTGGTGGTTGCCTATTTTGTTTCGCTTCCGGGAGGTCAGGTATGAGCTTTTGGGGGCTTTTAGCCAGCGTG is part of the Thermoanaerobaculum aquaticum genome and harbors:
- the nuoH gene encoding NADH-quinone oxidoreductase subunit NuoH; this translates as MNELFWTYVGWPLVKILVILLALVLLAAYLSWFERKLLAYMQIRLGPNRVGPKGWLQPIADALKLFVKEDLTPGFAERFVFLLGPVLIIVPALVVFSVIPFGPSPNLFVTDVNVGVLFILAVSSIGVYGIILGGWASNNKFSLMGGLRSAAQMISYEVPMGFSVVTVLILAKSLSLVRIVEAQKQAGVWFFFPGFVAFFIYFICGVAETNRNPFDLPEAESELVAGYHTEYSGMKFAFYFLAEYANMVVVSSLATVMFFGGWLRPFPNVAALAFLDVIPPLAWFLLKVAFFLFLYIWFRGTFPRYRFDQLMGLGWKVLLPVSLVNLLVVAYFVSLPGGQV